From the Pseudodesulfovibrio indicus genome, the window AGTTCCTGCAGATGGCCGAGCGGTACCCCGACATCAAGGTCTACCTGACCGACTACAAGGGCGAGATCACCTACTCCACGATCCACGAGGCCGAGCGGAACTCCATCTACGAGGTCCGGTCCGAGAACGGCCTGCCCGACATGATCCGCAGCGGCCTGGTGGAGAAGATGTCCAAAGGCGAGCTCATGGAGATCGACGACAAGCTCCATTTCGCCGAGGTCAAGTCCATCGAGAACAACCCGTTCTGCTACCACTGTCACGGCCGGTCCCGGAAGATCCTGGGCGCCATGGTCGTGGCCGTGGACGTCAGCCGCCAGTTCGACGCGCTCAAGGAGAACCAGATCAAGTCCGCGGGCATCTCCGTCCTGGGCGTGCTGGCCCTGCTGGCCGCGCTGATCATCTTCATGCGCCGGGCCATCGTCAACCGCATCACCTCCATCGCCACCACGGCCGAGGACGTGGCCCACGGCAACCTGGACGCGCAGTTCACGGTTTCCGGCACCGACGAGCTCGGGTCCCTGTCCCGCTATCTCGGCGCCATGGTGGACCAGATCAAGGACCAGCTGGAATACAACCAGTCCGTGCTCAGCGGCATCGTGGTCCCCTTGTTCGTGACCGACGCCCACCAGAAGATGAAGTTCGTCAACCCGCCGCTTCAGGCCATTCTCGGCCAGACCGAGGACGAGTTGGAGGGCCGCAACGTGGCCGATATCTTCGACTGCGAGTCCTCGGACGGCTCTTCCTGCAACGCGGGCGAAGTCATCGGACTGGGCGAACCCATCACCGGGCGATTCATTTACAGCCGCGCCGACGGCACGGTCTTCCCCCTGCTCTTCGAGGCCTCTCCGCTCAAGGACGCGGAAGGGGACACCGTGGGCGTCATCTGCGTGCTCATCGACCTGACGCGCGAGGAAGAGGACAAGAAGAACATCGAGCTCCAGCGCCAGAACCTGCTGGAGGTCGCCAACGAGGTCACCGAGGTGGCCAACAAGCTGAACGAGGCGTCCAACCTCCTGTCCGCGCAGATGGACCAGCTGGCCAACGGCGTGGACACCACCGCCAACCAGACCAGCCAGGTGGCCACGGCCATGGAGGAGATGAACGCCACGGTGCTCGAGGTAGCCAAGAACGCCTCCGAGACCGCCGACGCATCGGACAAGGCCAACAAGGTGGCCGCCTCCGGCGGCGAGGTGGTGAACAAGACCGTGGAGGAGATCAACTCCGTGGCCGCCATCACCGAGAACCTGGCCGAGGCCCTGGCCTCCCTGTCCAGCCGCGCCGAGAACATCGGCAAGGTCATGGCCGTGATCAACGACATCGCGGACCAGACCAACCTGCTGGCGCTCAACGCGGCCATCGAGGCGGCGCGCGCGGGCGAGGCCGGCCGAGGGTTCGCCGTGGTCGCGGACGAGGTCCGCAAGCTGGCCGAGAAGACCATGGACGCCACCAAGGAGGTCGAGGGAGCCATATCCCTGATCCAGCAGTCCACCACCAACGTGGTCCGCGAGATGGATACCGCCAAGGAGCGCGTCCTGAATACCTCCGGCATGGCCAAGGAAGCGGGCGGCGTTCTCGACCAGATCGTGGAGCACTCCAACTCCATCGCGGACATGGTCAACGGCATCGCCACGGCGGCGGAGCAGCAGTCCTCCACCTCGGACGAGATCAACAACCGCGTCACCCAGATCAACGACCTCTCCCAGGAAGTCCTGTCGGGCATCCGGGAGTCCAACCGCGGCATTCAGGAAGTCTCGGAGATGGCCGAGGAGCTGGCGGGGTTGGTTGCCAAGTTCCGCAACTAAGATCATCGAAACTCAAAGGACCCGGCTTGGCCGGGTCCTTTTTTTGCCGGTTGACCGGGGTGTAGTTTAATATTTATCCTTGTATTTGAATTGGATAACATGGCTGTTGGCGTGTTTGCAGTAATTTTGATTCTGGGATAATGAGCCTTAATTCCGCTTCAACGGATTCCTCTTGACATTTGCAGGGTGGGGGAATAGTAATTGTTATCAAATATGGAGGATGTCCATGGCACATGAAATGGGTTTCAGGCTTTCCAAACAGCGGAAAGTGATCCTGGAAGAACTACAGAAGGTCAAGACCCATCCCACGGCGGACGAGGTCTACGACATGGTGCGCAAGATCATTCCCAGGATCAGCCTGGGCACGGTCTATCGCAACCTCGAATTTCTTTCGTCCAAGGGGTTGGTCCTCAAGCTCGGTGCTCCCGGTGAACAGAAGCGGTTCGACGGCACCCCTGAACCGCACCCGCATATCCGGTGCGAGGTCTGTACCGCCGTGGCCGACGTGGAATGCGAAATCGAGATCCCCATCATCCCGGAATCCTGCACCAGCGGCTACAGGGTGCTTTCCACCAACGTGGAGTTCGTGGGCATCTGCCCCAAATGCCAGGCTGCGCAGCAGTAGAAAAAAAGACCATTAGTCTGGTAAAGCCGGTTGCCTCTTTGGGCAACCGGCTTTATTTATGGAAAATGATCGGTGAAATTCCTTGACAGGGATGCTGTGATAAAATAGGAATCATTATCAAGGTGACTGCAAGTCATCAGCATGGCGAAATAAAATTTACGTCGTCTGAATTAACCGCAACTTTACACATAATAATACGACAAGCTCGGGATTTTTGTGTAAGGTGAAAGGTGAGTCGAAAAAACAGGAAACAGAGACAGGAGGATACAGATGTCGCTGAAAGGAACGCAGACCGAAAAGAACATTCTTACCGCCTTCATCGGCGAGTCGCAGGCTCGCAATAAATACACCTACTTTGCCAGCGTAGCCAAGAAAGAAGGTTACGTGCAGATTTCCAAGATTTTCGAAGAGACCGCCAACCACGAGAAAGAACATGCCAAGCGGCTGTTCAAGTTCCTCGAGGGCGGCGACGTCGAGATCACCGCCGCCTTCCCGGCGGGCGTCATCGGCAACACCCTGGACAACCTGCGCGCCGCCGCCGCAGGCGAGCACGAGGAGTACTCCGAGATGTACCCCGACTTCGCCAAGGTCGCCCGCGCCGAGGGTTTCGCGGAGATCGCCGCGGTCATGGAAAACATCGCCGTGGCCGAGCGCTACCACGAGGAGCGCTACAAGTCGCTCATCGCCAACATCGAGAACGATCGCGTCTTCGTCAAAGACGAGGAGATCACCTGGCGCTGCCAGAACTGCGGTTACAACCACAAGGGTTCCACCGCTCCGGTCAAATGCCCGGCCTGCGACCACCCCCAGGCCCATTTCGAAATCAAGGACACCAACTGGTAACATCCATCATCCAAGGAGGATTCGACATGGCTATCAAACTGGGCGAAGTGTACAAATGTAATACCTGCGGCAATATCGTCATGGCCATTCACGAAGGCGGCGGCGACCTGGTCTGCTGCGGAGAGGACATGGTTCTGATGACCGAGAACACCGTTGACGCGGCCAAGGAAAAGCACGTCCCCGTCATCGTCCGCGACGGCGACAAGGTCACCGTCAAGGTCGGCGAAGTCGCGCACCCCATGGAAGAGAAACATTACATCGAGTGGATCGAGCTCCAGGTGGGCGACGTGGTCCTGACCAAGATGCTCAAGCCCGGCGAAAAACCCGAGGCCGAGTTCTGCATCTGCGGTCTCTCCGGCCCGCTCAAGGCCCGCGAGTACTGCAACATCCACGGCCTGTGGGCCGCCACCGCGTAAGCGCCGACCGGCGCTGCGCCAACGGCGCGATCCAGCAAGCACCATCGGGGCGGACCTAGGTCCGCCCCTTTATACTCCACCGGAGCGAACATGGCCGAGCCCCATGAAATATACCAGTGCCAGACCGTCAACTGCGGCTACATCTACAATCCGGACAAGGGCGACCGCAAAGGGAAAATCCCCAAGGGTACCCGGTTCGAGGAGCTGCCGGACGACTGGCGCTGTCCCATCTGCGGCGGCACCAAGAAGTGCTTCCGCCCCATGGTCGGCCCCGGCTCCACTCGTTCGGACTGTGAACTTCCGGTGGAAACCGATCCCGGTAAGTTGACAGCGGCTGCCGCTGCTGCAAATATGACCCAGCAAAAGGAGACTGACCCCATGCAGAAATACGTGTGTGAAATTTGCGGCTATGTGTACGACCCGGCACAGGGTGATTCCGATTCCGACATCCCGGCCGGCACCAAGTTCGAAGACCTGCCCGATGACTGGACCTGTCCGGTTTGCGGCGCGCCCAAGGACAACTTCGTACCCGAAGATTAATCTTTCGCCCCACCGAGGGCAGGGAGCGCGGACTTCGGGACGCGCTCCTTTTACTTTGGCGGCATGAAGCCGCCCAATGTGGAGAAGAGAATGAGACCTGTTGAAATCAAAGAAGGAATTTTCTGGATCGGTGCGGTGGACTGGAACCGCCGCAACTTCCACGGCTATTCCAAGTCGCATATGGGCACCACCTACAACAACTACCTCATCATGGACGAGAAGGTGACCCTGGTCGACACCGTGGCCGAGGAATTCTGGGGAACCCTCCAGTGCAACCTCGCCCAGGTGCTCGGCGACCGCAAGATCGACTACTTCGTTGTCAACCACCTGGAGCCGGACCACGCGGGCTGCCTGGCCCTGGCCGTGGAGAAATACCGCCCCGAGAAGATCTACACCTCGCCCATGGGACAGAAGGCCATGAAGGCCCACTTCCAGTACCAGGAATGGCCCGTCGAGGTCGTGCCCACCGGCACCAATATTTCCATCGGCAAGCGGACCCTGTCCTTCATCGAGACCCGCATGCTCCACTGGCCCGACTCCATGCTGACCTACTGCCCGGAGGAGAAGCTGGCCTTCACCAACGACGCCTTCGGCCAGAACTGGGCCACCTCCGAACGCTGGGCCGACCAGGTTGATCGCGCCAAGCTCGAAGAGCTGATGAAGACCTACTACGCCAACATCGTCCTGCCGTATTCCCCGGTGGTGCTCAAAACCCTGGCCGGTATCCGCGACATGGGTCTCGAGCTCGCCACCATCTGCCCGGACCACGGCCTCATGTTCCGCGGCGAGGACTGCGCCTGGGCCATGGACAAGTACCAGGAGTACGCCGAGCAGAAGCCGAAGAACAAGGCGGTCATCGTGTATGACACCATGTGGCACTCCACCGAGAAGATGGCCGAAGCCGTGGCCTCGGGCCTGGCCGACGAGGGCGTGTCCGTGCGCCTCATGTCCATGAAGAGCAACCACCACTCCGACGTGATGACCGAGGTCTTCGACGCCGCCGCCGTCATCGTCGGTTCGCCGACCCACAACAACGGAATCCTGCCGCTGATGGCGGATATGCTGACCTACATGAAGGGGCTGCGGCCGCAGCACAAGATCGGCTCCGCCGTGGGTTCGTTCGGCTGGTCCGGCGAGTGCGTGAAGGTGCTGACCCAGTGGCTGGAGGATATGAACATGGAAGTGATCGAGCCGATCAAGACCCAGTTCATTCCGACCCACGATGTGTTGGGTAAGTGCTATGAGCAGGGGAAGCAGATCGCGGCGGCCATCAAGGCCAAGCTGTAGGCTTTCTACCTTATTGATTGCATGGCGAGGCCCGGTCGGAGACGACCGGGCCTCTTTTCTTTTGAGGGGAGGAGAAGAAGAGAAGAAGAGAAGGAGAGAGGAAGAGAGGAAAGAAAAGAGAGAGCCGTCGCTGGCGCTCCTCCAGGTTTTTTGGAGCCCTCCCGGCGGGGTTCTTTCTTTTTCCAAAGCAAAAAAGAAAGAACGAAAGAAAAATGCTTTGGGGGGACATCACCGCCCACAGTTTGGCCGCCAAGAATCCGATCCGCTCGGTCCGGCTCCATCCGATTAAAAGTATTGTCCGTGCCTCCACGAAAACGCCCCTTTTAAGGGATACCGAGGGGCTACGGGAGCGGAGCCGCCGCCCCTTCGCGGTCGGCTTCCAGGCGTCCAGAACAGGGCTCGCTGCGTGCGGCTTGACGGGACGAAGGGCGAAGGAAGAGGGGCCTTCGTAAGGGTTGGCGGGGTAGGAGAGCCGCTGTTTGAGGCTGCGCCTCAAAGGCGCTCCAAGGAAGATGGTCCGTGGCATTGCCTCGCGAAGCGGCGACAAGAAGTTTTGAAAGGGAGCCCGGAAGCATTCTTCTCCGGTCAGGCGTGTTTGGTGAGGTAGCGGTCGAGCTGGTTGGTGAAGGCTTGTTTGTCTTTGGGGCCGAGCGGCGGGGGGCCGCCTTGGGCCAGGCCGCCGGAGCGGAGTTCTTCCATGAGGTTGCGCATGCGCAGCAGCCCTTTGACGTTGTCTTCGGTGTAGAGTTCGCCGCGCGGGTTGAGGCCGGTGGCGCCTTTGGTGACGATGGCGTCGGCCAGGGGGATGTCGGCGGTGATGACCAGGTCGCCGGGGGCCACGCGGGCGGCGATTTCGTTGTCGGCCTCGTTGAAGCCCGCGTCCACGCGGATGGCGGTGATGAGCGGTGAGGGCGGTACCTGGAGGGTGGTGTTGGCCACCAGGATCATCTCCACGGACCGGCGCTGTGCGGCGCGGAAGAGGATATCCTTGATGGCGTTGGGGCAGGCGTCTGCGTCGACCCAGATGCGCATCAACCCTCGCTCTGGCCGAGGACGGCCTTGACCCTGCCCACCTGGCCGTCGGTCAACCGGACCTTGATGCCGTGGGGGTGGGTGGGGGATTTGGTCAGCAGGTTGGCCACGGTGCCGCGGGTCAGCGCGCCGGTGCGCTGGTCCTTCTTGAGCACGATGTCCACGAGCATGCCGGGTTTGATGTCGGCGCGTTTTCGTCCGTCCATGGTCTGTGTCCTGGGTTGCGGTTCGCGGGCATCATGCTCGGCGCGCGGCCCGATGTCCAGCCCTCGCCGTTGACCGGGGGCGTGCGAAAAGAGCGGCGAGACCGCGCGGTTCGGATCGGGGGCCGGGGTTACTGCCAGGTCCCTTTCTTGTAGCTGAAGATCTGGCGGTTGGGGATCGCGGACACCGGCTTGAAATGGGCGGTGCGGCAGAGCTCCGGCGAGTTGCCCACGGCCTCCATGACCATTTCCTGGAAGCGCATGACGCCCACGAAGGGGATGGTCTTGGACTTGGAGCGGCTGACCTTGGTGGAGATGGAGTCGAGGTCGATGGCGTGGTAGCGGGCGAGGTAGGAGCCGTCGGGCTGCTTGACGATCTGCATGCGCTGGCGGGACAACCGGTGGTTCCGGTTCAGGGCCTGGGCCCGCGTCTTGGCGAATTTTTCAAAGTCCGCGTGCTTGGTGGCCAGTCCCTCGTCGAGATAGAGGGGCATGTTGGCCGCGGTCACGGGCTGGGATGCGTTGCCGGGCGCAACGGAAGCCACTTCCTGTGCGGAAGCGGGAACGCCGGACGCAAAAAAGGCTCCGGTGGAGAGCAGGGCCAGAATGGCCAAAATGGCAAACTTATGCATGGTTTAGTCCTTCTAACCAGAGCAGGTGGCTGGGCGGCAGCGCCGCCCAGCCATTCTTACCATACTGCTACTTGGTCTGGATTTCAACCCTGCGGTTGAGCTTGCGGCCTTCCTTGGTGGTGTTGTCGTACTTCGGGCTCAGCTCGCCGTACCCCTTGGCTTCCAGGCGGTCGGCGGAGATGCCGTTGGCAACCAGCCATTCCATGACGGAATTGGCGCGGCGCTCGGACAGTCCCTGGTTGTACTCCTCGGTACCGGTGGAGTCGGTGTGGCCGGAGATCTCGTAGGTGGCGGAAGCGTCTTCCTCGAGGATCATCTTGGCCTGCTCGAGCACGGGGATCATCTCGTCGGTGATCTGGTACTTGTCGAAGCCGAAGTTCAGGTTGAAGGTAACCACTTCCTTGGTCGGGGCCGGGGCGACGACAACCGGGGCCGGAGCCGGGGCCGGGTCGGCGACTTCGTCGTAGAAGACGTCGCGGGCGTACTTGCTCAGGGCGTTGGCGTCGGCGAAGGTGGCGCCGTCGGCGGCCACGGAGCAGGAGAAGGCGGAGCGGATGCCGTCAACAACGGCCTGTCCCTTGGCGGAGTCGGCGTAGCTGACAACGTGCACGCACAGGTTGCTGCCGTACTTGGAGGCCATGTCCTGGGCCACGGCAACCGGGTCGGTGCCGATGTTGGACTCGCCGTCGGTGAAAATGATCAGCGCGGTCTTGCCGGACAGCTGGCCCAGGGTCGGGTTGATGTCGGCCAGGCCGTTGCCCATGGGGGTCTGGCGGTTGAAGATGCCGAACTCGGTGTCCACGGCGGAGACCGCTGCGGCCACGGTGGCCTCGGAATAGGGCTTGGGCGAGCACTGCACCTCGAACGGCGCGAACAGGATTACCGCGGAATTGTAGTCCAGGGCGGGGATGGCCTGGTTCAGCGCGAGCATGTCGCTCTTGGCCTTTTCAATCTTTTTCATGCCGTCGGCATTCTTCATGGCCATGGAGCCGGACTGGTCGAGGAACAAGATGAAGTTATCGACTTTCTTGACCATCTTGGCGTTGGCGGTGGCGGCAAACGCGAAGGAGAAAGTCAACATCGCGGCCAGCATGAACAAAATCAGTTTTCTAGAATGTGTCATGATCTCACTCCTTTAGAGATTGTTTTCTTTGTCGCTGCTCCCATTCGGGAATCATTAAAAGCATATACGCAAAATAGTAGTCGGTCGCAACAACGATTAAGGCACATAGTACCAGAATATGCGCGGTTGTCTAGGAAAACGCGCGGGTTCTTGCGGTTGCGTCCTGGCCATGAACACAGTATGTAAAGACGTTTACGCCGCAAGGGCGTCATCGAGAAAGCAAGGGGAAGCCATGTACATAGTCACCGGCGGCGCGGGATTCATCGGCAGCGCCATGGTCTGGAAGCTCAACACCATGGGCATCGACGACATTCTGGTGGTGGACAATTTGTCCACCAGCGAGAAGTGGAACAACCTGGTGGGCCTGAAATATCAGGATTACCTGCACCGCGATCAGTTCCTCAAGTTCATCCTCGAAGGGGACGACCCGTTCGAGACCGACGCCGTGGTCCACATGGGCGCGTGCTCCTCCACCACCGAATTGAACGCGGACTTCCTGATGGAGAACAACTACCGCTTCACCCAGTACGTCTGCCGGTTCTGCATGGAGCACGGGGCGCGGTTCGTGAACGCATCGTCCGCCGCCACCTACGGCAACGGCGAGTGCGGCTTCGACGACAACCATGACGGCATCGACCGGTTGCGCCCCCTGAACATGTACGGCTACTCCAAGCAGCTCTTCGACCTCTGGGCCAAGGACGCGGGCATCCTCGACCAGATCGTTTCGCTCAAGTTCTTCAATGTCTTCGGCCCCAACGAGTACCACAAGGACGACATGCGCTCGGTCATCTGCAAGGCGCACAGCCAGATTCTGGAGACCGGCAAGCTCAAGCTGTTCAAGTCCTACCGCCCGGAGTATCCGGACGGCGGCCAGAAGCGGGACTTCGTGTACATCAAGGACTGCGTGGACATCATGGCCTGGTTTTTGGAGAACCGGGACAAGGGCGGCATCTTCAACATCGGTACGGGAACTGCAAGAACATGGAATGATTTGGCGAATGCGGTTTTTGCCGCCATGGACCGCGAGCCGGTCATCGAGTACATCCCGATGCCGGAGACGATCCGGGACAAATACCAGTATTTCACCCAGGCGAACATGGACAAGCTCAAGGCGGCAGGCTGCCCGGTGGAGATGACTTCCCTGGAGGATGGGGCCGCGGATTACGTCCGGAATTACCTGGACAAAGACGACAGATACCTCAGGTCCAGATAGCCGAGAGGTCTTTTTGCGACGCAAGTTCACCCGCATATCCCTGGCCGCCCTGGCGGTCCTGGTCCTGACGCTCTGCCTGCCGTGGACGCTCATCGGCAAGCAGCCCGAGCTGAACAGGGTCAGGAAATACGTGCCGGACACGCCGGTCCAGGCCCCGGACCAGGACGAGTGGACCTTTTCCGCGGACCGGGTGGTGGGCGACCACACCAGCGAGTACGTGGAGGCGTTCGGCAACGTCTCCCTGAGCCTGGGCGAGGACCAGCTGCGGGCGGACTTCGCCCGCTACTACCGGAACACGGGCTGGGTCTTTCTCAAGGGCGACATCCGGGCCCACTGGGGCGGTGATTTTCTCCAGGCCGACGAAGGCGAGTTCGACCTGAACAACATGACCGGCTGGCTCAAGAACGGGAAGCTGTTCATGGCCAAGCCGCACATCTACGTCGAGGCCGAGCGCGTGGGCAAGGCCGTGGGCGACTCCTACACCTTCAAGAACGCCAAGGTGACCTCCTGCTCCGGCGACCGGCCCGCCTGGTCCGTGACCTCGGAGGAGGGCGACGTCAACCTGGACGGTCGCATCCAGCTCTACCGCTCCGCATTCCGCGTCAAGAACGTGCCGGTCTTCTTCTGGCCCTACATGGCCCTGCCGGGGCGCCGCGAGCGGCAGAGCGGCTTCCTCATGCCCTACGTGTCCTCGTCCGAGAAGCTCGGCTTCCAGCTGAACATGCCCTACTACTGGGTCATCGACGACGAGATGGACGCCACCTTCTACCAGAACTACATGTCCAGGCGCGGCTACATGCAGGGCGTGCAGTTCCGCCACACCGAGGACGCCTCGACCAAGGGGCTGTGGCAGGTGGACATCATGAACGACCAGCGGCGGGCCACTTCGGAATACGACGAGTGGAAGGGGTACCAGGGCGACGGCCTGACCAGGCCCAACAGCGACCGCTGGTGGGTGCGCAGCAAGTACGACGGCTGGCTCGGCAGCCCCCGGTGGCAGGTCAAGCTCGACCTGGACGTGGTCTCGGACCAGAACTACCTGCGTGACTTCCAGCACGGCCCCACCGGGTTCGAGCGCTCCCGCGAGGAGTTCCTGGACGAGTTCGGCCGCGACATCGAGAACAAGGACTCCCTGCACCGGCTGAGCAAGGCGTACGTCAGCCGCAGCTGGGACCGCTTCGGCGTGGTGGGCTTCGCCCAGTACGACGAGAACCTGGCGTTCATGAACGGCAACGGCAGGGACGGCGAGAACGACACGGTCCAGACCCTGCCCGAGCTGAACGCCTTCGCCTTCCAGCAGTCCCTGCCCGGCGGGCTGGAAGGGGCGTTCGACGCCAAATACGATTATTTCTACCGCGAGTACGGCAACTCCGGCCATCGCTTCGAGGCCAAGCCGGAACTGAAGCTGCCGCTCAAGAGCGACTACCTGACGGTCATCCCGTCCCTGGCCCTGGACCACACCTCCTACAGCCTGACCTCGCACGAGGATACCGGCAACATGTCCGTGTCCGCCCCCGGCGGCAAGACCGCGGTCATCGACACCTCCAAGATCGAGGACGGCTACCAGAACCGGACCACCTGGACCGGCGGGTTCTCGGCCTTCTCCGAGATGACCCGGACCTTCTCCCTGGCCGACCTTCCCAAGGCGGACCCCGGCCTGGCCGGGACCTCCAGCTGGACGCGGCTCAAGCACTCGATCCAGCCCCGGGTGGACTACACCTACACCCCGAACCTGACCGGCCAGGAGAAGCTGCCCTATTTCGACACCGACGACCGGCTGGCCGGGAGCAACAAGGTCACCTATTCGCTGACCAACGTCCTGGACCGCCGCCGCGACAGCGTGATCCTGTCCCCCGGCTCCGACGACGAGCCCGTGGCCCTGGTCGCCCGCGACTACCTCGACTTCCTGATGTTCCGCCTGGAGCAGTCCTACGACTACAACGAGGCCAACCGGATGGACGAGCTGAACCTGTACAAGCGCAGGCCGTTCTCGGACGTCATGGCCGAGCTGAAGGTCAAGCCCGCCACCTTCGTGGACCTGCTGACCCG encodes:
- a CDS encoding OmpA family protein, with the translated sequence MTHSRKLILFMLAAMLTFSFAFAATANAKMVKKVDNFILFLDQSGSMAMKNADGMKKIEKAKSDMLALNQAIPALDYNSAVILFAPFEVQCSPKPYSEATVAAAVSAVDTEFGIFNRQTPMGNGLADINPTLGQLSGKTALIIFTDGESNIGTDPVAVAQDMASKYGSNLCVHVVSYADSAKGQAVVDGIRSAFSCSVAADGATFADANALSKYARDVFYDEVADPAPAPAPVVVAPAPTKEVVTFNLNFGFDKYQITDEMIPVLEQAKMILEEDASATYEISGHTDSTGTEEYNQGLSERRANSVMEWLVANGISADRLEAKGYGELSPKYDNTTKEGRKLNRRVEIQTK
- a CDS encoding FprA family A-type flavoprotein yields the protein MRPVEIKEGIFWIGAVDWNRRNFHGYSKSHMGTTYNNYLIMDEKVTLVDTVAEEFWGTLQCNLAQVLGDRKIDYFVVNHLEPDHAGCLALAVEKYRPEKIYTSPMGQKAMKAHFQYQEWPVEVVPTGTNISIGKRTLSFIETRMLHWPDSMLTYCPEEKLAFTNDAFGQNWATSERWADQVDRAKLEELMKTYYANIVLPYSPVVLKTLAGIRDMGLELATICPDHGLMFRGEDCAWAMDKYQEYAEQKPKNKAVIVYDTMWHSTEKMAEAVASGLADEGVSVRLMSMKSNHHSDVMTEVFDAAAVIVGSPTHNNGILPLMADMLTYMKGLRPQHKIGSAVGSFGWSGECVKVLTQWLEDMNMEVIEPIKTQFIPTHDVLGKCYEQGKQIAAAIKAKL
- a CDS encoding LPS-assembly protein LptD; this encodes MRRKFTRISLAALAVLVLTLCLPWTLIGKQPELNRVRKYVPDTPVQAPDQDEWTFSADRVVGDHTSEYVEAFGNVSLSLGEDQLRADFARYYRNTGWVFLKGDIRAHWGGDFLQADEGEFDLNNMTGWLKNGKLFMAKPHIYVEAERVGKAVGDSYTFKNAKVTSCSGDRPAWSVTSEEGDVNLDGRIQLYRSAFRVKNVPVFFWPYMALPGRRERQSGFLMPYVSSSEKLGFQLNMPYYWVIDDEMDATFYQNYMSRRGYMQGVQFRHTEDASTKGLWQVDIMNDQRRATSEYDEWKGYQGDGLTRPNSDRWWVRSKYDGWLGSPRWQVKLDLDVVSDQNYLRDFQHGPTGFERSREEFLDEFGRDIENKDSLHRLSKAYVSRSWDRFGVVGFAQYDENLAFMNGNGRDGENDTVQTLPELNAFAFQQSLPGGLEGAFDAKYDYFYREYGNSGHRFEAKPELKLPLKSDYLTVIPSLALDHTSYSLTSHEDTGNMSVSAPGGKTAVIDTSKIEDGYQNRTTWTGGFSAFSEMTRTFSLADLPKADPGLAGTSSWTRLKHSIQPRVDYTYTPNLTGQEKLPYFDTDDRLAGSNKVTYSLTNVLDRRRDSVILSPGSDDEPVALVARDYLDFLMFRLEQSYDYNEANRMDELNLYKRRPFSDVMAELKVKPATFVDLLTRNWFSPYRGDMTQSETSIRFFKDGLGEITLGYDFVKSLDEYLRTQDDDMSIIRVGGKWHINDTFTLSAMYRHDFMDEQDLERTLRLDWAAECYTLYFSYSQKPGDNRFEVGFDLLNF
- a CDS encoding methyl-accepting chemotaxis protein, with translation MDNFITRSLGVKLILLSSLLTILAFAGLFFYTSISNRDHTLSEVAAAAERVADMLYIAIEDPMAKGDNDGTEVKFLQMAERYPDIKVYLTDYKGEITYSTIHEAERNSIYEVRSENGLPDMIRSGLVEKMSKGELMEIDDKLHFAEVKSIENNPFCYHCHGRSRKILGAMVVAVDVSRQFDALKENQIKSAGISVLGVLALLAALIIFMRRAIVNRITSIATTAEDVAHGNLDAQFTVSGTDELGSLSRYLGAMVDQIKDQLEYNQSVLSGIVVPLFVTDAHQKMKFVNPPLQAILGQTEDELEGRNVADIFDCESSDGSSCNAGEVIGLGEPITGRFIYSRADGTVFPLLFEASPLKDAEGDTVGVICVLIDLTREEEDKKNIELQRQNLLEVANEVTEVANKLNEASNLLSAQMDQLANGVDTTANQTSQVATAMEEMNATVLEVAKNASETADASDKANKVAASGGEVVNKTVEEINSVAAITENLAEALASLSSRAENIGKVMAVINDIADQTNLLALNAAIEAARAGEAGRGFAVVADEVRKLAEKTMDATKEVEGAISLIQQSTTNVVREMDTAKERVLNTSGMAKEAGGVLDQIVEHSNSIADMVNGIATAAEQQSSTSDEINNRVTQINDLSQEVLSGIRESNRGIQEVSEMAEELAGLVAKFRN
- the rfaD gene encoding ADP-glyceromanno-heptose 6-epimerase translates to MYIVTGGAGFIGSAMVWKLNTMGIDDILVVDNLSTSEKWNNLVGLKYQDYLHRDQFLKFILEGDDPFETDAVVHMGACSSTTELNADFLMENNYRFTQYVCRFCMEHGARFVNASSAATYGNGECGFDDNHDGIDRLRPLNMYGYSKQLFDLWAKDAGILDQIVSLKFFNVFGPNEYHKDDMRSVICKAHSQILETGKLKLFKSYRPEYPDGGQKRDFVYIKDCVDIMAWFLENRDKGGIFNIGTGTARTWNDLANAVFAAMDREPVIEYIPMPETIRDKYQYFTQANMDKLKAAGCPVEMTSLEDGAADYVRNYLDKDDRYLRSR
- a CDS encoding desulfoferrodoxin, whose amino-acid sequence is MAIKLGEVYKCNTCGNIVMAIHEGGGDLVCCGEDMVLMTENTVDAAKEKHVPVIVRDGDKVTVKVGEVAHPMEEKHYIEWIELQVGDVVLTKMLKPGEKPEAEFCICGLSGPLKAREYCNIHGLWAATA
- a CDS encoding YaiI/YqxD family protein gives rise to the protein MRIWVDADACPNAIKDILFRAAQRRSVEMILVANTTLQVPPSPLITAIRVDAGFNEADNEIAARVAPGDLVITADIPLADAIVTKGATGLNPRGELYTEDNVKGLLRMRNLMEELRSGGLAQGGPPPLGPKDKQAFTNQLDRYLTKHA
- a CDS encoding YwbE family protein; this translates as MDGRKRADIKPGMLVDIVLKKDQRTGALTRGTVANLLTKSPTHPHGIKVRLTDGQVGRVKAVLGQSEG
- the rbr gene encoding rubrerythrin, with product MSLKGTQTEKNILTAFIGESQARNKYTYFASVAKKEGYVQISKIFEETANHEKEHAKRLFKFLEGGDVEITAAFPAGVIGNTLDNLRAAAAGEHEEYSEMYPDFAKVARAEGFAEIAAVMENIAVAERYHEERYKSLIANIENDRVFVKDEEITWRCQNCGYNHKGSTAPVKCPACDHPQAHFEIKDTNW
- a CDS encoding Fur family transcriptional regulator; this translates as MAHEMGFRLSKQRKVILEELQKVKTHPTADEVYDMVRKIIPRISLGTVYRNLEFLSSKGLVLKLGAPGEQKRFDGTPEPHPHIRCEVCTAVADVECEIEIPIIPESCTSGYRVLSTNVEFVGICPKCQAAQQ